One genomic window of Micrococcus flavus includes the following:
- a CDS encoding quinone-dependent dihydroorotate dehydrogenase → MQLPDPRARVQSVLDSSAPRLYPPFFRAVFSGMDAERAHHVGFAGIRAAERTGASRALRATMAPDLGLARTVMGLRFPSPFGLAAGFDKTGVGTTALAELGFGHIEVGTITAQAQPGNPAPRLFRLPADRALVNRMGFNNDGAAAVAPRLAATRRTLQERFGAVRPVLGVNIGKTKVVPLEGAAEDYRTSTRLLAPHADYLAVNVSSPNTPGLRQLQEISALEPILAAVREEADRVVADRRVPLTVKIAPDLADEDVRAVAALAERIGLDGVIATNTTISREGLTTPAAEVEALGAGGLSGAPLKERSTEVLAVLRAALPSATALVSVGGVTTADDVAARLDAGADLVQGYTAFLYEGPFWAGRVNAGLARRMRGR, encoded by the coding sequence ATGCAGCTGCCCGACCCCCGCGCCCGCGTCCAGTCCGTGCTCGACTCCTCCGCCCCCCGCCTGTACCCGCCCTTCTTCCGCGCCGTGTTCTCCGGCATGGACGCCGAGCGGGCGCACCACGTGGGCTTCGCCGGCATCCGCGCCGCCGAGCGCACCGGAGCCTCCCGGGCCCTGCGTGCCACGATGGCCCCGGACCTCGGCCTGGCCCGCACCGTCATGGGCCTGCGCTTCCCCTCGCCGTTCGGCCTGGCAGCGGGCTTCGACAAGACCGGGGTGGGCACCACCGCCCTGGCTGAGCTCGGCTTCGGGCACATCGAGGTCGGCACCATCACCGCGCAGGCCCAGCCCGGCAACCCGGCCCCGCGCCTCTTCCGCCTCCCCGCGGACCGCGCCCTGGTGAACCGGATGGGCTTCAACAACGACGGCGCCGCGGCCGTCGCCCCCCGCCTCGCCGCCACCCGGCGCACCCTCCAGGAGCGGTTCGGCGCCGTCCGTCCCGTGCTCGGGGTGAACATCGGCAAGACCAAGGTGGTCCCGCTCGAGGGAGCGGCCGAGGACTACCGGACCTCCACGCGGCTCCTCGCCCCCCACGCCGACTACCTGGCCGTCAACGTGTCCTCCCCGAACACCCCGGGGCTGCGCCAGCTGCAGGAGATCTCCGCCCTCGAGCCCATCCTGGCGGCCGTGCGGGAGGAGGCGGACCGCGTCGTCGCCGACCGCCGGGTGCCCCTGACGGTGAAGATCGCCCCGGATCTCGCGGACGAGGACGTGCGTGCCGTCGCCGCGCTGGCGGAGCGCATCGGTCTGGACGGCGTGATCGCCACGAACACCACGATCTCCCGCGAGGGTCTGACCACTCCCGCCGCCGAGGTCGAGGCCCTCGGCGCCGGCGGCCTCTCGGGCGCGCCGCTGAAGGAGCGCTCCACCGAGGTCCTCGCGGTGCTGCGTGCCGCGCTGCCGTCCGCCACCGCCCTGGTGAGCGTGGGCGGGGTGACCACCGCGGACGACGTCGCCGCCCGCCTGGACGCCGGCGCCGACCTGGTCCAGGGGTACACGGCGTTCCTGTACGAGGGACCGTTCTGGGCCGGGCGGGTCAACGCGGGCCTGGCCCGCCGCATGCGCGGCCGCTGA
- a CDS encoding alpha/beta hydrolase, with translation MPLRDHLRLPRRPAAEATTGDQHQASAPLVDDAPGGGWVPDGMDGFERLTLGLEEDKQGQNIVTVVRRRAPEGQRDPDRRPVLALHGWSDYFYNAPLAEAFDDAGYAFHAVDLRHYGRSLRPGQTPGWTDDLRRYDADIAAALAAAARDHPLPPVLLGHSTGGLVASLWADRNPGRLAALVLNSPWLQTHGGTPARAVARLATRPLARARPYGTLRLPRVDFYWRSLSAEADGEWDLVPAWRAPWSFDLPHAWLDAVLAGHRRVARGLSIDVPVLVLVSDTGHRGLRYGEAMLAADIILNPSAMARRALRLGREVTVQQHAGALHDVYASPEPVRSRAMADTLRWLAPVAPPRED, from the coding sequence ATGCCCCTGCGCGACCACCTGCGCCTGCCGCGCCGTCCCGCCGCGGAGGCCACCACCGGAGACCAGCATCAGGCGAGTGCCCCGCTCGTGGACGACGCCCCCGGCGGCGGGTGGGTCCCGGACGGGATGGACGGGTTCGAGCGCCTCACGCTCGGTCTCGAGGAGGACAAACAAGGGCAGAACATTGTCACAGTGGTCCGGCGGCGTGCGCCCGAGGGCCAGCGCGACCCCGACCGACGTCCGGTCCTCGCCCTCCACGGCTGGAGCGACTACTTCTACAACGCCCCGCTCGCCGAGGCGTTCGACGACGCCGGCTACGCCTTCCACGCCGTGGACCTGCGCCACTACGGGCGATCGCTGCGGCCGGGGCAGACGCCGGGCTGGACGGACGACCTGCGGCGCTACGACGCCGACATCGCGGCGGCGCTCGCGGCTGCGGCCCGGGACCATCCCCTGCCGCCCGTGTTGCTGGGCCACTCGACCGGCGGCCTCGTGGCCTCCCTGTGGGCGGACCGGAACCCCGGCCGCCTCGCCGCCCTGGTCCTCAACAGCCCGTGGCTGCAGACCCACGGCGGCACGCCGGCCCGCGCGGTCGCCCGCCTCGCCACCCGACCGCTGGCCCGCGCCCGCCCCTACGGCACGCTGCGCCTGCCGCGCGTCGACTTCTACTGGCGGAGCCTGTCCGCCGAGGCGGACGGCGAGTGGGACCTGGTCCCCGCGTGGCGGGCGCCCTGGTCCTTCGACCTCCCCCACGCCTGGCTGGACGCCGTCCTGGCCGGACACCGACGGGTGGCACGCGGCCTGTCGATCGACGTGCCCGTCCTCGTCCTGGTCTCCGACACGGGCCACCGCGGCCTGCGCTACGGCGAGGCCATGCTCGCCGCGGACATCATCCTGAACCCCTCGGCCATGGCCCGCCGCGCCCTCCGGCTGGGCCGCGAGGTCACCGTGCAGCAGCACGCCGGAGCCCTCCACGACGTCTACGCCTCCCCGGAGCCGGTGCGCTCGCGGGCCATGGCCGACACCCTGCGGTGGCTGGCGCCGGTGGCCCCGCCCCGCGAGGACTGA
- a CDS encoding DUF3043 domain-containing protein: protein MLKRWKKTETDAPPATHGSTALPAAPDATTRPASREPAARPSGRAEARRDRSQGKNAPTPRRKDQEAARRRTLVPEDRKAARRAEREAAAQERMRQRHALETGDERNLPARDRGPQKRFVRDYVDARTGIGEWLMPVVLLYVVAMFIPGAQVQLVLMISLYVLVALVIAESFFLSRQIRKRLTAKFGAAEPGTGFYGVMRALQFRRLRLPKPQVKRGQFPA from the coding sequence GTGCTGAAACGCTGGAAGAAGACCGAGACCGACGCCCCGCCGGCCACCCACGGCTCCACTGCGCTGCCCGCCGCGCCGGACGCCACGACCCGCCCGGCCTCCCGGGAGCCCGCCGCCCGCCCCTCGGGACGGGCGGAGGCGCGCCGGGACCGCTCCCAGGGGAAGAACGCCCCCACGCCGCGCCGCAAGGACCAGGAGGCCGCACGGCGTCGCACCCTGGTGCCCGAGGACCGCAAGGCCGCCCGCCGCGCGGAGCGGGAGGCCGCGGCCCAGGAGCGGATGCGCCAGCGCCACGCCCTGGAGACCGGCGACGAGCGCAACCTGCCGGCACGCGACCGCGGGCCCCAGAAGCGGTTCGTGCGCGACTACGTGGACGCGCGCACGGGCATCGGCGAGTGGCTCATGCCCGTGGTGCTCCTGTACGTGGTGGCCATGTTCATCCCCGGCGCCCAGGTCCAGCTCGTGCTGATGATCTCGCTCTACGTCCTGGTCGCCCTCGTGATCGCCGAGAGCTTCTTCCTCTCCCGCCAGATCAGGAAGCGCCTCACCGCGAAGTTCGGCGCGGCCGAGCCGGGGACCGGCTTCTACGGCGTGATGCGTGCACTGCAGTTCCGGCGCCTGCGTCTGCCCAAGCCCCAGGTGAAGCGCGGCCAGTTCCCCGCCTGA